The sequence AAACCAGGGGTGCCCAAATTTTTTCATGCCAGTGTAAATGTATGCAGGGTAAAGGTCATCCTTGCCATAAACTAATGTGTGACCAATTCTCTCCTGCATTTGTTTGTTAATTTAGGGCATTGGATTGAAATCATACTATGACCAGAAGGAATACATTACTCGAAGTGTTCACTACTGGAGGATGGTCCTGCCACTCTTGGACAGGATTAAAAACAGGCGCAGTATCCCTGAACCCCTTGACCCCCTCTTCATACACTTCCCGTCAAAAGATATCCAGGTTAATAATTTTCTTTATATTTTCTTGTCACCTATAAATGTTGACAATCAAATATTTTGTTGTCATGAAGTCgttctgtatgtgtgtgggtatgtggcccTGACAGCTAGGGGCTCTTTCAAACTGGAGTCATTCATGCTAAAAATGTATGGCATCATGGTACTGTATGGCACTTTGGAAATTAATGTCCACCAGCTGATCTAAGTGGTAGCATCTAGGCTGTTAAGTACTCAAGTGTATGTGGCTTTGCTGTTGTTCATTTTCAGTTTTCAGAAGTGAAGCGCTATGAAGAGGAGGCCATGATAGCGTTTGCTATTCTCCTGGATGTTGAGGGCAAGACGGAAGAGGCCATTGCCACTTTGGAAACAATCAATAACATGTCATCCATCTGGCATCTGGCACGGGTATGTCTGGAGCAGGGTTTCTACTCAACACAGTAGTTAGATAATTCATCTGGGTCTCTTCATCTTTGAATATCAGACTTTTATGATGGCTGTGTATTCTGAattagaatcatgtttattggccatgtatgtgcaaacctacatggccaataaacatgattatgattctgaatttgactccagtttcatggctctctgaatgtacttaacatagaataacaacacaagtcttcacatatataataataataagaataacaataattttatttatatagtacttttctaaaacaatgccacaaagtgcttcgcaaaaaaatagataaataaaaccaaacaaggcaaaaacaagagtaagatcaaacaaataagagcaaaaacaaaaaccgcatacataataaaaacaaatatcacacATTTATGAAGGCTCTCCACAAGGATTAACTTAGACATGTGAAATAGGAGGTGATGAATggaaatggtgcagagaatatatcagagatgctggagtagatgttagcaggttacttatacatacatgcctgaggtagatgaacttgacagagcgtaccagtaaacatacagtacagtatatacaaaatggttggatttatttgacagtgttaagcattcatttaaaTGACActccgtggaaagaaactgtttttgtatctggtttttttggggtacagtgctctgtagtgcctgccagaggggaggagttgaaaCAGGTGGTGACCAAGGTGTGATGGGTCTACAGTGAGGTTGCCTGTTTGTTTCCTGAGTGTATAACTCCTGAAAGGAGGGACTGGATTATTTGAATTTGTTGAGTTGGTGgacaaagtacatcctctgctgggcctttttgatgattgtgtctatgttgggtgcccaccttaggtcctgggagattatggaacccagaaatctgtaggtttttcaccatagacactgtgctgttgagtatggtgagagcAGGGCAGTATTGGGGGGCtccccctgaagtccactgtcatctccactgttttgagcgtgttcagctccaggttggtattggccgcaccagaggaccagctgacatatgcagactcgtcaccatcccgaataaggccaatgatggttgtgtcgtccgcaaacttctggagtttaacagatgggtcacctgaggtgcggtcatttgtgtagagggaaaaGAGTAgatgggagagcacacatccctgaggggcgccagtgctgattgtctggttgctggatgtgatttttgcctagcctcaccagctgcctcctgtcggTCAGGAAATTTTTAATGATCCACTGGCAGATGATGGAAGTCCATGAATCAACGCCCAACTAAAAATCTGAACTAATATAAGAAAGGACTATAAACTGGGCCATACATTACAAATAATTCAATGGTGTACGGTGTACCTATGATCCTGAGTTCAAGTCCAATAAAATGGATTATAGATTTAAATTCTGGATTTCAAAACGAATAACAACATTCTGTCccctaacagaaaagggacaaaGGGAGATTTTGGAAACTTGACGAAAGAATATGATCTTGAAAATTAGGATTTATTTATAGATCTCTCCAATATCCATTTATCCAATCAAATAGCCAatatttgccctgtgatggcctggtggcctgtccagagtgtctccccgcctgccacccaatgactgctggaataggttccagcatcccctcgacccggattgggataagtggcttggataatggatggatatccaATATTTGATGTTTACAACATCAGATGAGGCTTGGCTTGATGTATGTAAATTCCAGTGGAAATGCGCCAACTCCCACATATGGCGGGAGTTCAGGTGGAAgtattcgtttttgtttttttttgttgtttgttttttacacCAAAACAGAAAGCACATATTGATGGTTGGGATACCAGATATTGGAGAcagtgtggacttcaggaagccaaCCACTGGCACATATTCTGGGAGAGCCCAATGATAAGACCTTTCTCGGCAGAGCTTCACAAAGCATTGAAAAGCATACTTAACAATGATCTGCCCTTGCAGTTTTCCACATTATTCTTAGGAAATGTCGATTTCCAGCCAGATGGCCTGATgaatatttattttgtgtttttacaTCTGCTGGTAACAAAGCGCTTACAAAGCATTGGTTACTTCCTGAGCCCCCCACAGTACAGGAGTGGATAGATATAGTAGATGACATTTATGTTACGGAAAATATTACTTTTTCCCTCCATCTTCAGAAACATAAGTTCAttaaattctggaccaagtggATCAAATATGTAAGGCCCTTCTGTCCAGATATTGTGGAGATATTGAattgatgacattttaatacacCTTTTCTCTCTACCCTCACACTCCTTTTCCCTACCATGCATTGGGAACCTTCACACACTCCCCACCACAAACTGAGAATCTTCATATCAACTCTCTCCTGTATAAACTCTTACGTACACACAAGTTctcccctgctgtatgtgatcagtgagtgggtgctggaaataaataaacaaaaacagaaaaagtacaagagagcgcagaaccgagtTTACTGTCCACGGCGCCATCTTGATAACGATTTGTTTTGTTGTTCTTGGTCTTGCCCTCAATTTCAAATGTTCTTCATGGACATACTGGCTtgctataaagacattttatCCACAGATTTACCAGCGCCTGTCAGAGGAGGCAGGAAACGGAGTTGAGGAGACCCAGGACAGATGTATCACGTTCCTTAGGAAGTTTAGGATCTACATTTCCAAGATCTATAATGCTAATGCAGATGACATAGAAAAGGTAAGCCCTGTTTGTCAAAGTTTGACACTTTCAGACTTTTCCAAGCGTCACAGCCGAACAAGTTGCTTGTTTTGCTTTTGATTTAAAACCAGCATGCAGTATGAAGGCCAATAAAGATGCTGCCCTACAGTAGCTTTTCTAAAGAAATCTAGCTGTTAGCATCTCTAACTGTCGAGTATGAGTCCTTTTGTCTGAGAAATCATGTTCAATTTTGTTTAACTATGAAGGATTCCAGAACTCTCATAACCATTGCTGTTTGCttttgtgcacttgtgtgtgtgtgtgggtgtgtgtgtgtgtgtgtgtttgctttacaAGCTCCCTGTGACCATGGAGGAAGTGATTGATCTTCTACATGAAGTGAACCAGCAGCTGGAGTATAGGGGTGAGACTATAAATGAGGATGAAGAAGAAGGCCGAGGAGGATCAGCCCACTCCAGCCCAGCACATTTGAGAGAAACCACTGCCGCTGTTTCTCACATAAAGTTCTCTAATCCATCCCCGAACAAGAGTATCCTCTCTCCTTCCAAAAGGCACCTGGTATGATTTGTTTACTGGCTAGCAAATTTGTTATATTAGGAACCAAATTatgtttttttaaaacatttgttGCTAAAATCCTAATGTCCAtcttgaatgatttttttttgtttttctttttttttctttttttcctgtaatTATTTCCTATAATCCAGATATCCCCTAAAACACCACCGCATTGGGTGGAGGACCAgaaaaccctcctccagatgctcTGCCAGCAAGTCGAAGCACTCAAGGTCAGGTTTGCATTTCAGATAacctcaatttttttttcttctctgcatTGGCATATTTTATGCTGTTTTGATCCTAACGTTAAAACacctgtgtttcttttttttcttcgttgttttaggtagatcttatcataacttttttttgtgtgcaattgatctaaaactcatttcaatgcaaatatatgcaattttaggagcattcagggagcggcaggtctatatcttttttttttccacaaagttattaaactttgaaaatccaaaatggtcatatGACCGtctttggtcgttctagtgttaaagtctAAGAGAATTTTCAGCCGTTGTAAATGGTTAGTGTACTCACTAAGTTTTATATTGTAGAATGAGGTTCATGATCTGAGGCACAACACCGGGAACACAGGCTCTCCCCACCACAGGATGTATGGGGACAGCTATGGGGCTGAGGCCCTAGAGGAGCCCTATGCCTCAGTACAGTCCTTCCATGGAGCCCCCTTAACAGGTTAGCATTACATTTATAGCTTATGTATACCTAGAAGAATGCAGAGTGCAAATGTGTCGCTGGGTAATATGGCTAAAATGTTATCATGATAACAATTCTCACATCAAACTATCATGTTTTTTTCACCAGTATGTACAAAATAACTATTTATGTCAAATTGAAGAGGCTAACTTTTGCTCTTGAATGAAAGATGGAAAGTCAGTAAGATTAACTGCCCTAAAAACACTTTCGAATACCAGATAATGTGGTTTCCCAAATAAATCTATGCGTGATTACTGCTGTTGATTTGCAACAGTTGAGTAAATTGTAAAGGACAGTTAGAAGGAAATAATTCTTCAGTCTTGCCTTCACTATATTGACAAAAACTGTACTTTACTGGTCCTTCTTTATTCTTTTTTACCCAGCACTGTGCAAATGCACCATGTAGGGATTTTGTTATGAAAAACCTAAGGTGTTTTTCTTCTCAGTTGCTACCACAGGTCCCTCTGTATTTTACAACCAATCTCCTGCTTATAACTCCCAATATTTGCTTCGGACAGCACCGAATGTAACTCCAACAAAGGTAACTACTATACTCTATATAATTTATAATGTGTATTGTAAAGGAAATACATCTGTTAAGTGAATCTTTTTTGTGCCATTTTTTATGCAGGGATCTGCTTATAGCCTGAACCGCGTGCCACCACAACAGCACATGTATGCTTACCAGCAGCCAACTCAAACACCTCCCTTGCAAACAGGTCCAGCCTGCATCTTTCCCCCTCAAGAGCAGGGCTTCAGTGCTCCTCTTCGTTTTGAATCTCCAGCCACCAGCCTTCTCTCCCCATACAGTGAGGAATATTATAGCCATGGTGTCACCCAAACAACCACCAACCCTCCCTTACCTGAACCTGGGTACTTCACCAAACCATCTGTAGTCCCCGTTCAGCCTCCAAAAAGTATAGAGGGGAAGCCTGTGAACTTTGGGAAGATCTCATTTAGTCAGCAGGCACCTGCTGAAGTCCAAAATGTGCCTAGTTTTGGATCGGGGGCACTTGCCCAATCCACGCCATCAGCTGCATTCAAATTCAACTCCAACTTCAAATCCAACGATGGAGACTTCACCTTCTCAGCTTCTCAGACTAAGCACAGTGAGAGCCTGCTTGGTCTATTGACATCGGACATTCCCACTAAAACAGATGTACCATCTGGGCAGATGACTCAAGAGCACCCCCAGAATCAAACAGGCATTTTTACGTTTGGAAGTAAAAACCTTCCTGGGTTCACTTTTGCTGATACAGCTCAAAGAACAGGCACCGGAGGCTTGTTTGGAAAAGCGGAGCTGCCATTTCAATTTGGTGAAGACACCAAGCCTTTGTTTGGAATGGTAAAGTCTACAGAAGAGCAAGCAGTGGAGAGTGATAATGACAGTGCTCAaggggaggaggatgaggatggccCTCACTTTGAACCCATTGTACCCCTTCCTGACAAAATAGATGTAAAAACaggtgaggaagaagaagaggagatgtTCTTCACAAGGGCCAAGCTGTTCCGATTCGATACCGAAACAAAAGAGTGGAAAGAACGGGGCATTGGTAATGTAAAAATATTGAAACATAGCACTTCAGGGAAAGTTCGCCTCTTAATGAGGAGGGAACAAGTCCTCAAGATCTGCGCCAACCACTATATCACTGCTGATATGCTCCTGAAACCAAATGCTGGCTCTGACAAGTCTTGGGTCTGGAATGCTATTGATTATGCAGATGAGCAGCCAAAGCCTGAGCAGCTGGCCATCCGCTTTAAGACAGCAGATGAGGcatcacttttcaaaacaaagtttGAAGAAGCTCAGAAAACTGTGCCAAATCCACCAGAGAAGCATGGCCAGCTGGAGCAAAACGAAACAAGCCACAATTCTTCCAAACCTCCAGCAACAGCATTTGGAGCCCAGTTTGCAATTAAAGATGATGAATGGGAATGTGGTGTGTGCTGTGTGAAAAACAAGGTCACATTCACTAAGTGTGTTGCATGTCAGAGTCCTATTCCTAATTCTAATTCTTTATCAAAGCCAGATAGTAAAACTCCTGAAACTACAGGGGTCCCTGCAGGGCAAGCCATGTCAAGTAGCTTTACTTTCAAGTTTGGGACTGATTCATCAAAAAACAGCAGTTTAGGCTCTAAATTTACAGGATTTGGGAATTTTAGAGCTTCTCCTCCCTCTTCATTTACATTTGACACCAACCATTTAACACAAGATGATAGTACAAAAAGTATGTTTGGTTCTTGCTTTGGGACTAGTTTCGGTGCAAAGCTCGGACAGTGGGATTGTGGTAAATGCACTGTGAGaaatgaggccactgcaaatgtttgTGTAAATTGTCAAGCCCCTAAACCCTCAGCTATAGCTACTGCTGCAGCACTGACTGAAAATGTAGCTGCACCAACAACAAAGGTCTTAGTGTCTGACTCTGGGTTTGGTGGCCAGTTTGCTAAGAAGCCAGAACAATGGGACTGTGACATATGTTGTGTAAGAAATGAAGGTTCTTCTAACAAATGTGTCTGCTGTCAAAATCCTAACCCCTCCCCTAAAACAGTAGAGGTTCCAGCAATATCAAAGCCAGCAGCCATGCCATTTGGATCTGATTTGGGGGCTGCTTTTGTAAAAAGTGATCAATGGGACTGCAACTCATGCCTTGTGCGAAATGATGCTTCGACCTCTAAATGTGTTTCATGCCAGACCCCACGCCCTACCCCTTCCTTGGGAACCATGTTTGCTAAGAAAGACGGACAGTGGGATTGTGAGGTTTGCCTGGTGAGGAACGATGCGTCTGCCATTAATTGCGTCGCCTGCCATAGTCCTAATGTCAGAGTACAAACCACATCCAGTAGCAatccctccagctccaccttcagTTTTAGCTTTGGAAGTCCTAGTTCCACTAACGAACCTGCTGGAACTTGTGCCAGCACAACCTTAGGAGCAGACAGCAGTTTTCACTTTGGTCCAACTAAAGATAAAAATTCAGTTGCATCCTTTAAGTTTGAGGCTCCACACTCTGGAACTAATGTCACCAGTGCTTCAGTCTTTTCATTCTCAATGCCCATTCCATCTGGTGGTTTCAAGTTTGGCACTCAGGGCATTACTAAAGAAAGTTCTGCAGTTGATACTAAAACACCTCTATTGGAGTCTGCCTCCATGTTCCTGAAAAATGTAGCTGatgaacatagagagaaagaaaaggagtCTGCAGCATTACTGTGTGAAACTGAGCAAGGCCAAAATCCAATATTCACTGCTAAACCGAATATGTTTAGTTTTGCAGATTTGGCCAAGTCCTCTGAAGGGGATTTCCAGTTTGGCCAGAAAGACCCCAATTTCAAAGGGTTCTCACGTGCTGGTGAACAGCTGTTTTCATCATTCCAAGCAACTCCAAACAAAGAAGACATCTCTACTGaccaggacaaagaggaaatGTACAAGACGGAGGAGAATGATGATATCCAGTTTGAGCCAGTGGTTCAGATGCCTGAGAAGGTCGACCTGGTGACAGGGGAGGAGGATGAGcaggtcctttactctcagcGTATCAAGCTGTTCAGATTTGACTCTGGCAGTAGTCAGTGGAAGGAGCGTGGAGTGGGAATCCTCAAATTcctgaaaaacaacaataatGGTAGACTTAGGGTGCTGATGCGAAGAGAACAAGTCCTGAAGGTCTGTGCCAATCACTGGATCACTACTACCATGAATCTTAAGCCCCTAGCAGGCTCTGACAAGGCATGGATGTGGCTTGCAAATGACTTCTCTGATGGAGATGCCAAACCAGAACAGCTAGCTGCCAAATTCAAAACCCCTGAGCTGGCTGAGGAGTTTAAGCAGAAGTTTGAAGAGTGCCAAAGACTTCTCTTAGATATCCCATTGCAAACTCCCCACAAGCTTGTTGACACTGGTAGAACAGCACAGCTCATTCAGAAGGCTGAGGAAATGAAATCAGGACTGAAAGACCTTAAATCCTTCCTGACAGATGAGAAAACAAAGATTAAGGACAATGACAGCCAAACAAACATCACAACATCAAGCAGCATTTCAGGACTTGTCATTAAGTCTCATGCTGAGAGCACTGGCCCCACCTTGGAGTGGGATAACTATGACCTTAGAAAAGAGGCTTTAGATGATACTACTGACACATCGGTCTATGCCTCCCCTGTTGCCAGCAATCCGATCAGGAAGAACCTTTTCCGCTTTGGGGAATCCAGTAGTGGGTTCAGCTTCAACTTTCAGCCTGCCATCAGTCCCTCCAAATCTCCTAAACTCAACCAGAGCAGAGCATCAGTGGGAACTGATGATGAGTCAGATGTAACTCAGGATGAAGAGAGGGATGTTCAGTACTTTGAACCAGTGGTCCCCTTACCTGATCTAGTGGAGATTTCCACAGGGGAAGAAAATGAGCAGGTGGTCTTTAGCCATCGGGCCAAACTATACCGCTACGATAAAGATTTGGGCCAGTGGAAAGAGAGGGGCATTGGAGACCTCAAGATCCTGCAGAATTACGTTACCAAACGGGTAAGGCTGATCATGAGGAGAGACCAGGTACTCAAGatctgtgctaaccactggatcACAACTGCTATGAAGTTGGAACCTATGAAGGGGGCAGAGAAGGCTTGGGTCTGGAGTGCCTTGGATTTTGCTGAGGGAACAGAGGGCAAAGTTGAACAATTGGCTGTGAGGTTCAAGCTACAGGATGTAGCTAACAAATTCAAGGAAGCCTTTGAAGAGGCCAAGCATGCACAAGAAGAGGAGGTCCTTTTAACTCCGGTGACATCGAGAATGGTAACTCCACTTGAT comes from Lampris incognitus isolate fLamInc1 chromosome 11, fLamInc1.hap2, whole genome shotgun sequence and encodes:
- the ranbp2 gene encoding E3 SUMO-protein ligase RanBP2, with the translated sequence MRRSKVEVDRYISSVQSSSPSLREKPIKGFLFAKLYFEAKEYELAKRHVSEYLKVQERDPKAHKFLGKLYEREGEINKAIGCYKRSVDLNPAQRDLVLKVAELLCSKEECDSRADFWVEKAAKLLPGNPAVFNLKEQLLSRQGQQGWNRLFDLLQAELVVRPADTHVNIKLVQLYLKDGRLDEAVKHCLVAEKKGQMRHSLDWYTMVVQTLQDHLAQPSVSKNEKMCQRFQRELLLAHCNLLRLTLSESGVQPSLNALRSFDQAMQALSSVVGSQTEDLYEVFEEMRGHLYLHTGSLLLKMAHEREHQWRAVTDLAALCYLLAYQVPRPKAKVTKGDQSSPQLLELLANDRQSQAGHMLLNLSTDAPTFTREVAELYGNRSGQGSLFELLFGSQASTGVSFIANDDIRSINTQAPELSHLAKWDSGSILLHGGDLQHLSWLGLQWVLLAQQVPLRDWLKQLFPRLTLETSKLDTNTPESICLLDLEVFVYGVLFCSHSQLQKTAKNHSLTPQQLHEPRCLPLPLLRLLATDKQREWWDAVYSLIHKKTLPGMSAKLRMIAQHGLNTLRAGEKHGLQPALPIYWAQHLSQTGIGLKSYYDQKEYITRSVHYWRMVLPLLDRIKNRRSIPEPLDPLFIHFPSKDIQFSEVKRYEEEAMIAFAILLDVEGKTEEAIATLETINNMSSIWHLARIYQRLSEEAGNGVEETQDRCITFLRKFRIYISKIYNANADDIEKLPVTMEEVIDLLHEVNQQLEYRGETINEDEEEGRGGSAHSSPAHLRETTAAVSHIKFSNPSPNKSILSPSKRHLISPKTPPHWVEDQKTLLQMLCQQVEALKNEVHDLRHNTGNTGSPHHRMYGDSYGAEALEEPYASVQSFHGAPLTVATTGPSVFYNQSPAYNSQYLLRTAPNVTPTKGSAYSLNRVPPQQHMYAYQQPTQTPPLQTGPACIFPPQEQGFSAPLRFESPATSLLSPYSEEYYSHGVTQTTTNPPLPEPGYFTKPSVVPVQPPKSIEGKPVNFGKISFSQQAPAEVQNVPSFGSGALAQSTPSAAFKFNSNFKSNDGDFTFSASQTKHSESLLGLLTSDIPTKTDVPSGQMTQEHPQNQTGIFTFGSKNLPGFTFADTAQRTGTGGLFGKAELPFQFGEDTKPLFGMVKSTEEQAVESDNDSAQGEEDEDGPHFEPIVPLPDKIDVKTGEEEEEEMFFTRAKLFRFDTETKEWKERGIGNVKILKHSTSGKVRLLMRREQVLKICANHYITADMLLKPNAGSDKSWVWNAIDYADEQPKPEQLAIRFKTADEASLFKTKFEEAQKTVPNPPEKHGQLEQNETSHNSSKPPATAFGAQFAIKDDEWECGVCCVKNKVTFTKCVACQSPIPNSNSLSKPDSKTPETTGVPAGQAMSSSFTFKFGTDSSKNSSLGSKFTGFGNFRASPPSSFTFDTNHLTQDDSTKSMFGSCFGTSFGAKLGQWDCGKCTVRNEATANVCVNCQAPKPSAIATAAALTENVAAPTTKVLVSDSGFGGQFAKKPEQWDCDICCVRNEGSSNKCVCCQNPNPSPKTVEVPAISKPAAMPFGSDLGAAFVKSDQWDCNSCLVRNDASTSKCVSCQTPRPTPSLGTMFAKKDGQWDCEVCLVRNDASAINCVACHSPNVRVQTTSSSNPSSSTFSFSFGSPSSTNEPAGTCASTTLGADSSFHFGPTKDKNSVASFKFEAPHSGTNVTSASVFSFSMPIPSGGFKFGTQGITKESSAVDTKTPLLESASMFLKNVADEHREKEKESAALLCETEQGQNPIFTAKPNMFSFADLAKSSEGDFQFGQKDPNFKGFSRAGEQLFSSFQATPNKEDISTDQDKEEMYKTEENDDIQFEPVVQMPEKVDLVTGEEDEQVLYSQRIKLFRFDSGSSQWKERGVGILKFLKNNNNGRLRVLMRREQVLKVCANHWITTTMNLKPLAGSDKAWMWLANDFSDGDAKPEQLAAKFKTPELAEEFKQKFEECQRLLLDIPLQTPHKLVDTGRTAQLIQKAEEMKSGLKDLKSFLTDEKTKIKDNDSQTNITTSSSISGLVIKSHAESTGPTLEWDNYDLRKEALDDTTDTSVYASPVASNPIRKNLFRFGESSSGFSFNFQPAISPSKSPKLNQSRASVGTDDESDVTQDEERDVQYFEPVVPLPDLVEISTGEENEQVVFSHRAKLYRYDKDLGQWKERGIGDLKILQNYVTKRVRLIMRRDQVLKICANHWITTAMKLEPMKGAEKAWVWSALDFAEGTEGKVEQLAVRFKLQDVANKFKEAFEEAKHAQEEEVLLTPVTSRMVTPLDTGTLGTATKMVTTVCGKAAVAILEETTKKRTELPDDKSSVTAMSQSSPNLSKTVVSPPKFVFGTDSLQKIFGAPKASSETEYSSSSFKAEDGGQLAQAPPTTSAFKIPEKGLPKAEEDTAEEDTADSDVEVVYVREPTAEQAILARKLKLPLTFFCYQNEPGYTSDDHADDEDYESAVTAMCGKLYHDPPERETPASDGFQPDPETQVVWEKKPTPEEEEKAKSLQLPPTFFCGLGNIDNDTDGDKPEDFEAEVRKAQQDLDAQLNTEATTSTSSAEAQEDPTLYRVEPSDQSSHTLSGAPRNTSPIDLSTKIPEPDCTGAATTTTTAITSTLSTPSTTTEDPPTFGFNSFGGFSFADLAKNTGEFTFGKKDSNFSWANTGATVFGFASSSSPKNDGEEEGSDEEEAPNNVDIHFEPIVSLPEVRTKSGEEDEEILFKERTKLFRWDRDLSQWKERGIGDIKILFHPIKHFYRILMRRDQVLRVCANHTISNAMELKPMNTSANALVWTATDYSEGEGRVEQLAAKFKTPELAETFRKTFLECQSRIGQSSDDNNQPQMSRAQEHSRATNPKVFLTVAADGQCLGTITVELFSHIVPKTAENFRALCTGEKGFGLRDSIFHRVIPEFMCQAGDITHQDGTGGRSIYGSEFEDENFDVRHTGPGLLSMANSGRDTNKSQFFITLKKAEHLDFKHVAFGWVQDGMDVVRQIGELGTKTGKPTKRIIITDCGQL